The region GCCTCGAGGACCCGCACCGCCTCCGCCGCGCCGCGGCTCAGCCCCCCCGTTCGGCCGCGGTTCGCCATGCTCCGGATGAACACCCCGGGATCGGCCGCGTGCCGCTGCATCCGCACGCGGTCGCCGAGGACCGCCCCGCCGCTGAACGGGCTCGAAGGGTCCACGGCCAAAACCCCCACGACGGCGCCGCGCCCGCGTCGGAGCGCCACGAGACGGTCGACGAGCGTGCTCTTCCCCGCGCCGGGGGGGCCGGTGACGCCGACGACATAGGCGGCCTTCGCCCGGCGGTAGAGCGTCTTCATCTCGGCCGCGGCGCGCGGGTCGCCGTCCTCGATCCAGGAGAGGAGGCGGCTCGCGGCGCGGGGGTTTCGATCGAGCACCTGTGCGGCGACATCCATCGGATCAGTCCGCGGCTGAAGGCGCGCCGAGGCGCGCACGGATGAACCCCACGATCGCGCCGGTCGTCGTCCCCGGCCCGAAGATCTCCGCGATGCCGGCCTTCTTGAGCGCCGGGATATCCTCCGCGGGGATGATGCCGCCGCCGAAGACGAGGATATCCGGGGCGCCCTTCTCCCGGAGAAGCTCGATCACGCGGGGGAAGAGGCGCAGGTGGGCGCCGGAGAGGCAGCTCAGGCCCACCGCCCGCACGTCCTCCTGCACCGCCGCGGCCGCGATCTGCTCGGGGGTCTGGCGTATCCCCGTGTAGATGACCTCCATCCCCGCCTCGCGCAGGGCGTGCGCCACGACGATCGCGCCGCGGTCGTGGCCGTCGAGGCCCGGCTTGGCGATGAGAACCCTGATCGTTTTCCCCATCGGTTGTCCCTTCTTCCCCGGCGTCACAGCGCGGACGCGGGCCGGTGCTCCCCGAAGACCCGGCGGAGGCGCCCGCAGATCTCCCCGAGGGTGGCGCGGGCCTTGACCGCCTCGATGATCGGGGGGAGGAGGTTGTCCGTGCCGCGCGCCGCCGTCTCCACCGCGTCGAGCGCCCGCATCGCCAGGCGGGAATCTCTCCCGGCGCGCAGCGCCGCGAGGCGCCGCCGCTGGGCCGCCTCCGCCGACGGGGCCACGCGGAGAAGGGGGCAGGCCCCCCCTCCGCCCTCGTCGAGGTGGGAGTTCACCCCGACGACGATCCGCTCCCCCGACTCGACGCCTTTCTGGTGGGCGTAGGCGCTGGCCTGGATCTCACGCTGGACCCAGCCCGATTCGATGGCCGCGAGCATCCCGCCCATCCGGTCGATCGCGGCGATGATGCCGCCCGCCGTCTCCTCGATCTGGTCGGTGAGGCGCTCGAGGAAGTAGGAGCCGCCCATCGGGTCGGCGGTGTCCGCGACGCCGCTCTCTCCGAGGATGATCTGCTGCGTCCGCAGCGCGATCCGCACCGACTCCTCGGTGGGCAGGCAGAGCGCCTCGTCGCGGGAGTTGGTGTGCAAACTCTGCGCGCCGCCAAGCACCGCCGCGAGCGCCTGGATCGTCACCCGGACGACGTTGTTGTCGGGCTGCTGCGCGGTGAGGGCGCAGCCCGCCGTCTGGGCGTGGAACCGGAGGGCGAGCGACCGGGGGTCTTTGGCTTCGAACCGCTCCCGCATGATCCGGACCCAGATCCGCCGGGCGGCGCGGAACTTCGCCACCTCCTCGAAGAGGGCGTTGTGGGCGTTGAAGAAGAATGAGATGCGGGGCGCGAACGAGTCCACCGCGAGCCCCGCGGCGAGGGCCGCCTCGACGTAGGCGATGCCGTCGGCGAGGGTGAAGGCGAGCTCCTGGACCGCCGTCGCCCCGGCCTCCCGGATATGGTAGCCGCTCACGCTGATCGTGTTCCAGCGGGGCGTCTCGCGGTTGCAGAACGCGACGATATCGGTGACGAGGCGGAGCGAGGGGCGCGGGGGGAAGATGTAGGTGCCGCGGGCGACGTACTCCTTCAGCACGTCGTTCTGGATCGTCCCGCGGAGCAGGCGCCGGCTCGTGCCGCGCCGGTCGGCGACGGCGAGGTACATCGCGATCAGCACCGCCGCGGTCGCGTTGATCGTCATCGAGGTGCTGATCCGGTCGAGGGGGAGATCCCGGAGGAGGAGCTCCATCTCCTCGATTGAATCCACCGCGACGCCGACCCTCCCGACCTCGCCCTCGGCGAGCGGGTCGTCGCTGTCGTAGCCGATCTGCGTCGGGAGGTCGAAGGCGATCGAGAGGCCGGTCTGCCCCTGCGAGAGGAGGTAGCGGAAGCGCCGGTTCGACTCCTCCGCCGTGCCGAAGCCGGCGTACTGGCGCATCGTCCAGGGCCTGCTCCGGTACATCGTCGCCTGGACGCCGCGCGTGTACGGGTAGTCGCCCGGATAGCCGAGCCGGTCGGGGTAGGAGAATCGCCCGAGGTCGGACGGGTCGTAGAGGAGGTCGACGGGGATGCCGGAGGAGGTCGCCGCCGCGGGACGCCGGTCGGGGTGCGCGGCGAGCGCCCGCGTCAGCACGGTTTCGCGCCACCGCTGTTTCGCGTCGCCGGTCTCCTCGCGCATCGCAGGACCCTCGCCGGGGGGGGCGCTAGACCGTCCCCGAGGCACGCATCGTTTCGATCTCGTCGCCCGTGAAGCCGAGCGAGGAGAGGATTTCCGCGGTGTGCTCGCCGAGGCGCGGGGGCGGGGTCTCGACGGCGCCGGGGGTCTCGGACAGTTTCACCGGTATCCCCGTCTGCGCGAGGGGGCCGAGGGACGGGTGGGAAACCGTCGCCACCATTTCGCGCGCCGCCGCCTGCGGCTGCGCGAGCGATTCCCGCACGGAGAGGATCGGGCCGGAGGGGATGCCGTGCCGCTCGAACAGGGCGAGCCAGTGCGCGCTGTCGCGTTCCCGGATCACCTCCTGGAT is a window of Chlamydiota bacterium DNA encoding:
- a CDS encoding methylmalonyl-CoA mutase, producing the protein MREETGDAKQRWRETVLTRALAAHPDRRPAAATSSGIPVDLLYDPSDLGRFSYPDRLGYPGDYPYTRGVQATMYRSRPWTMRQYAGFGTAEESNRRFRYLLSQGQTGLSIAFDLPTQIGYDSDDPLAEGEVGRVGVAVDSIEEMELLLRDLPLDRISTSMTINATAAVLIAMYLAVADRRGTSRRLLRGTIQNDVLKEYVARGTYIFPPRPSLRLVTDIVAFCNRETPRWNTISVSGYHIREAGATAVQELAFTLADGIAYVEAALAAGLAVDSFAPRISFFFNAHNALFEEVAKFRAARRIWVRIMRERFEAKDPRSLALRFHAQTAGCALTAQQPDNNVVRVTIQALAAVLGGAQSLHTNSRDEALCLPTEESVRIALRTQQIILGESGVADTADPMGGSYFLERLTDQIEETAGGIIAAIDRMGGMLAAIESGWVQREIQASAYAHQKGVESGERIVVGVNSHLDEGGGGACPLLRVAPSAEAAQRRRLAALRAGRDSRLAMRALDAVETAARGTDNLLPPIIEAVKARATLGEICGRLRRVFGEHRPASAL
- a CDS encoding cobalamin B12-binding domain-containing protein; the encoded protein is MGKTIRVLIAKPGLDGHDRGAIVVAHALREAGMEVIYTGIRQTPEQIAAAAVQEDVRAVGLSCLSGAHLRLFPRVIELLREKGAPDILVFGGGIIPAEDIPALKKAGIAEIFGPGTTTGAIVGFIRARLGAPSAAD